A segment of the Mytilus trossulus isolate FHL-02 chromosome 12, PNRI_Mtr1.1.1.hap1, whole genome shotgun sequence genome:
GATACAAGAAAAATTCTTACCGAATAAAGTTCTCATTACATTTTTCCATTCATCACGATTAATTCCAGTAGAAAGAAGTCGGAATACAGGAGACCACATTTTTTCAGGTTCTGTGGAAGAACGATCCTCGTCATCAACGTGAGCGTTACTGGATGAGGGCACATTAGAACATATTTGGTCTATTTGTTCATTATTATCTGaagatataattattataaaaatgataatcatgataataagtATAAAAGAAGTAGATCTGATAAAGTAACTGAATAGTTGTATATGAAGCATGGTGTTGACTGTTTAGCCCTGAAGTTATAAGTTCAAAATAAAGCATGCGTTCCATTTCTGATACAGTTTCCAAGAATATCATCATTAATCttacatgaaattaaataaattttgtgggttgatttctttgatatatttgtatcatttttatttatttaatcaatATCTTTTACGATGGGCATGTTCAATTCAACTTACTGTTATTTTCGCTTTGAGATCCAATGGCTGAAATACTAATTTCATTATGACTGCTGTTGTTGAAAGTacaactaaaaaacaaaaagaatccGGTTTACTCTCTTTTGAACAAATGATAAAGAGCAATATTGATTATGATCgatgttttgtatttattcgATACAAGAttggaaataattcaatattttgtagtATAAAAAgggggtcattttttttttattttcacctcaaaaataatgttttttttaggcAGAAAACAATTGTTGTAACACACAAGAAAAcgtaaatgaaaatattaaagtttatcaacattttaaactataaatagaaaCCGGTtacattagcaaattaaaagtATCATATTTTTCCATCAAAACATACCATTTCCCTATCAAAATTGATAACTGTCCGCTTCGGTGCAGTAAAAAAACAGCAAGAACACCAAgaccaataacaaaaactgcTACTATCATTATTGGCACAAATGTTTTCCAAGACTGTGATTGttctaaaaagaaaatagatgttctaaaaagaaaatagatgttttaaaaagaaaatagatgTTCTCAAAAGAAAATAGATCGAGTTCATGGATAAAATGCAcgtgtgttttattattttgcattGTTGTATTAGTCATTGAATTCATGTGGGTATAAATCGTATcaatatttgtaaaagtaataattattaaacattACTTTGTTTTATGTTTCCATTCTCCATTCGTTAAATAGTACATTGAAATGAATTGTCCGGTTGTCATTCTTCAAATGGTAATTGAATACACTTTAAGAACAGAGGCATGGGCTCGAGTTGACGGGTACTTCAAATTGCTCAATCTTGAGATTTTTGGTttctgtttaatattttgtcttttatcctagttattgtgttttgttttctgtattaagTTCATGATTCTTTTATTTAACCCATGGTAtcatatttttctctaaattgccaaattagatttagagcgtcactgatgagtcttatgtagacgaaacgcgcgtctggtgtattaaaatgtaatcctggtacctttgataactatttatttcactgggtcgatgccactactggtggatgtttcgttcccgagggtatcaccagcccagtagtcaacacttcggtgttgacatgaatatcaattatatggtcatttttataaatttcctgtaacaaaacattaaggactttcttatcccaggagtggattaccttagccgtatttggcacaacatttttggaaatttggttcctcaatgctcatcgactttgtacttatttggctttataactatttagatctgagcgtcactgaggtgccttatgtagacgaaacccgcgtctggcgtataaaattctAATCCTTGTACCATTGATAAGTAATATACTTTTCCTGGTTATGACTATTTTGTGATTACCTTTTGGTCCACATACAGTGTTGCTTGTTGCATCACAAAGGTGTTTTCTTGTTTCATCTGAAGTACATATAGAGCATTGCAAACATTTATCTTCCAGTGAGTTGGTCGTCGAATATGTTCCAGGTTTGCATTGTGAGCACTGTGTATCACTGGTCGCTGTACCTggaaaaatagatatatatacaatgtttatttcaatcACTCTGAGAAGAACAATGATCTACCATCATATGTCTGCATTAATTGCCTTGTCATTTCTAGTGTTAATGTTGCTGACATTAATGTATGATCCAAATCCCTtagattttaaatcaattataattagtgttgtcaaatcgtacacttttgcctaaccggttactcggataatcgttcgaccgattaaccggttaaccggtagtttaAGTTCGTATTTTTAAAGCATCTAATTATCTATAGTACCctacatatagatataagatgtggtatgagtgtaaATAGGACAACTTCCATCAAAGTCATAAATTTACATGgttttttaattgtcctttGGTATTATACGGCTGGTCTGTGAGGATTTCTTGCGAAGTTTGACttcaaataatcaaatacaCCGTATCAACTATGACGTTTGTACCAAATTCAACttcagattgaaaaataaagaaaaacttcTTGATCTCGAAGAATTGAATATGTCTGAAACCGATAATTCTTCTCTTTTATCTTGTTGTCTCCGAAAACAATGTGgagtgtttcaatttgaaatgattaagcATGTTACACGTACTATCATGTTAACATTCACATTGGTttgatttcacaattttttagttGGCATTTCGTTTAAAGTATGATTAAGCCCTCAGTGCATGACTGTATAGATGTAGGTCTACACAATATTagatcaaaaatgaaataatgaataaaatcgTAAAATTTAATCGTATTACTGTTAAAAGACATGTATACTAATTATGTTTTCTTAAGATCTTGCCCCGAGCTTCTgattaattttatgatttttggaTTAACAAAAGCAATCAATAGACTGtacaattgatctgtcaaattaattaccacgacgacaatttttaaataaacaataactatttaacgatttcaatacaaatttatatcaaatctatcaaaattgaaaaaagtccggttaaccggtaagcgtttttggtattcgttATTCGGTCTTtcgaccggttaaccggttaaccggttaaccgtaAACAACactaattataatataatataaaaagaagatgagatATGATCCCTTATGAGACAATCATATACCAGAAACCTATGGTCGAGGATATATAATTGATTGGTTATAATTTATATGTCATTCATTTAAATAAGTAAAAACGTTTACACTAACATTATAGCACTGAACTGCGTTTTCTTTTACGTAATCAAATAAATGTCCATTTAATATATTCTAATATATTATTACCTTGAAGATATACCTCCTGTCCAGGCGGACAATCACTAAAAGGGACACAAATCCACTCCCCACTCCCTTTGGAGTGATTGTAGAATTCATCTTTACAGCGACAAGTTATATCGGCAGTAGAGTTACACTGACGTACAATAATGGCGTTCGGATCCACGCAGAAATTTCTACAGGTCTCACATCGCATGGCTATATTGTAATTCCCATTGTATTCTTCCTCAGGGCACGGCTCACAGGTAgctgttgttttgtttactgtaCAGTCTGTCCGTTTATAAAATCCAGGTCTACACACATAACATGTTAGTCCGTTTGAGGCGGGGTAGGTGGAATGAGGTCCGAAATTTGTGCCCAGCGCCCTTTTCTCTCTTTGTGGGGTATTGCGCTCAATATATGCCTTTGTTAAAATGGCTTGTGATATTTCAACATGTGGAAGACAGTTAATAATTCGTACAGCCAGACCAAAAAACAACGTTAGTATGTGAAGAAGTTTCATTTGGCTTACCTGAAATAAAACGATTTAAAATTGACCATAGAATATTTGTCTGTAACTCAGCGTATAGCAGGCAACAATCATCCAAAAAGTAAGTCAGACTTTTTTGGCTTCTATTttgactcttttttttaaaccaggtttaatccaccattttttaaataagaaaattcctgtaccaagcCAAGCATATGACattattatccattcgtttgatttgtttgaacttttggttttgccatttgattagatactttctgttttgaacttTCCTCGGAGGTcgtttttttgtggttttactttgTCAAGAccttgaattttaatatttattcgtTTTTGAGTCTTGACAACGAACTGGATTTAAAGATGTATTCATATGAATgattcattcataattttacttaatgaatctgaaaacggGAAACATGATAAGCAATACATAAACACAAATacgaaagaacaaacatttgaCCTTAAAGTATTATGAAACCAAATATAGCTGATGTAAATTTACAAGTGATATGGAATCTGGAATCCCTCTGATGTCTTTCGACGATAAGAATTTGAGCATTCCTGGTTATGGTAAATCCAGAAAACACTTCGGACGCACGAaatttataacgtgttgttttcaatttgtatatCCTTTTGCCGTATAGAGAAACTATAATAGGTTTACCTACAGACAAAAAATTTACAATGCATTAATTCAGATCGCCATAATCACCGCCCATACAAATGCTCCACATATTTAGGTGTAGGTTCaagtttgtttataatttgGAGCGATATAATTCAATTTACTGGAATTTGAGAAGATTATAATCCAAAGCACGaaattttttctttaacttcTGCATGGAACGTAAAACAACGAAATCAGTTTTTTTAggatttaaaaattgatttcttGTCTTCATGTGGGTGATTGTTTTTATCAACAATATCAACAACATTTAGCCTAAAGTTTCCAAATTATAAactgtctttatttttttaaatccttcACGCTCTCATCTGagactatttatatatttaacttgTCAAGACGTTAATattaacaatttaatatttcGCCCTGTTTTTTATAATCAACTCCTGGGGGAATTTTATGAATTAGACATAAGAAAACCAAATCAGAGTCTTTTACTTTTACACAATATTCATAAACAGCATTATTTGTTTAAACCacttataagtataattgtcaaataaaaaaaaagtaataccAATGTATTTTACCCATCATTGAaagtaaatgtatgtttttcgGTTTTCATGTGGGgaaagttgtatatatatatataaatatataaatattatatatacaattgtAGGGAGGCCAAAGTTTTGTTAAAGGTATACACAAGTAAATGACCAACCCAACTGTAAGCTTAacctattttgaatatccatcAAATGCTTGTAGTTATAAGAATAAGGCCATGTGGTAttgaatgaaaataagaaaatgtgttaTGATTGTCAAGTAGACCGAATGGCACAGAAATCATCAACTATAGGTTACTGGTTACGGCGGCCCTCAACAACGAAATAACACCACATAGTCAGAAATATAAAGCCccgaaattacaaatttaaattcatacaattcaaacggcctgatttatgttcaaaataatgaacaaatagcaaatataatatagaacaacaaacgacaaccactaatagcaggctcctgactttggcaAGCACATACATAACTTGGAGGATTTAAACTAGTTTGAAGTCGCACCGACAACCCCTAGACCAGAAGAggggtgtaacagtacaacataagaccaaaatataacaaaaattgaaatgggCTTACTGTGAAAACCATTCGACCATAGACCCTCACCATAGGACACATaagttaaacaattttatcttaCAAAACGCTTTCCGAAATTGAAAAAATGCTATAGGAAAGGAAAGGAAGCTTAATTAGTTTTTCCTCTTCGTaagaaagtgaaaaagtattaaagataataaaagaAAGACGCACATCATTTTAtctaaaagaaacaaaagaaataagaCAAAATAGTCAGAAACAATTTTCACACTTGTTTGAGCAACACCAACCCAATCATAAAGAAACAATCTTTGAAGCTAGATGATGTGACAGGGTGCATGTTGATATTGGTTACGATTTGTGGACTTTTTCTATTTTCTCTATAACACAGTGTGTAAATGTAAGATAAAACGTAGAAATTAGCCAATATTGAACAGTATACCCTCTACTGTGTATAAAATGATGGGAGATCAGAAAGACTAGGAGACTTGTTTTGCTGATGCATCATTAGATCATTATCATGCAGAAAGACAATTATTAATAAGTCAAaatcttcaacttcgtactctatttggccttataattttttttcatcgagggtcactgatgaatcttttatcgacgaaaagcgcgtctgacgtcaatataaaattttaatcctggtatctatgatgagtttattcacatgGATATAAGCACATAGCATAGGTCACAATCcctattttggtttttttttgtgtgtggaGTTGTTGGATCCTAATCAAGTAGGAATGGATCTGTTCTGTTCTTTTCTTAAGTGCCTTTTATATCTGGATTATTAAATTGATTGTTAAATGTAATGGAATGatgatatatataacttttaaatttcgtttaaatttttgaaagcTGTTTTTAATGTAGACGAATCCTAAATTTCTTCGAAAACGTAAGCTTACCTTCGGTTAGATTCAAAGGAATTCTAagaataaagtttaaaattcgGAGTACAAAATCCGGGTATCAACGTAGTCACagatgtttatttatataactatatttTCCTTTACTTATATTTAAACTGTAATAAATTTTGATCTATTCACTGTTTGTTACATGAAGGTGAGATATTAGAACgtaccaaaaaaatgtattcaaattttcaCGGGGGAAACAAATAGCGTAGttcaaatagtaaaaaatcatgctaTTTCAATtgagttttaaaatattgataagtaAAATAAGTAGTATCACCCACAAATTCCTTTCCAAAGACCATGCTGATTGTTTGCGATAAAATATCTAATGATGAATATATAGatatgaagtttaaaaaaataccttcATAAGTCTAAACTTGCtaaataataatcttttataGTTCTTGTAGATATTAAGTATCATGACTATGATCAGTGGAGTGACTTGGTTTAGATGGAAGTGAGTGCTCCCTATGAATAGGAATAGGGGATTGTAAAATTTGTATGAACTCTATTGACACGACACGGATGcttgaaaatattcaaacatttcaaaattgattttataaataaaaaaaaatcttcattta
Coding sequences within it:
- the LOC134692471 gene encoding uncharacterized protein LOC134692471, which translates into the protein MRCETCRNFCVDPNAIIVRQCNSTADITCRCKDEFYNHSKGSGEWICVPFSDCPPGQEVQRPVIHSAHNANLEHIRRPTHWKINVCNALYVLQMKQENTFVMQQATLCTFNNSSHNEISISAIGSQSENNNNNEQIDQICSNVPSSSNAHVDDEDRSSTEPEKMWSPVFRLLSTGINRDEWKNVMRTLFAKYDEIQQIECKIEEICHDYPNDVKERIYQCLLKWLKRAGDKAFLDDIVSALEKDNMLSLAYKLEKDYPMLLQKYSNENSSFQGGQLNSSC